tacaatttaaaaattagtgcattatatcaggaagtttgcaaaagtgaagtgatcatcaactaaagtgcataggacattttttaacaccagatgttcctaaagttatttaggtcttttgtcattttatagaaaccaaattctagttttaagcaacatctgatgttacagcaaaaaacagtagctgcttcttgaacagaaagaaagaaagaagatgcTGAAATATCATACTTCAAATTTAAACATGACTTTCATGCTTCCTGAAGTGGCCAGTGCGGTTTAGATATGCTGTTAGATTTTTAGATTAGATTTAGATTTGCGTGCTGTATACACAGAGGGGTTAATTTCAGTCACTGAGATGCGTGTGTCCACAGCAGGACACGGGACAGACAATATAATATTTTTCTGCTGACGTCCATCTTTCAACActtctttggtgtgtgtgtgtgtgtgtgtgtgtgtgtgtgtgtgtgtgtgtgtgtgtgtgtgtgtgtgtgtgtgtgtgtgtgtgtgtgtgtgtgtgtgtgtgtgtgtgtgtatgtgtgtgtgtagacatttGAAGCAAAGATTCACCATTTGGAGACCCGACCATGCCGAAAGTTGAAAGACAGCCTGGGAGGCCTGGAGTACTTTATTCGCTGTGAGGTGCACCTGTCAGATGTCAGTACCCTGATCAGCTCCATCAAGAGGAATGCAGAGGATGTTAAAACCACCAAAGAAGTCAAATGTAACACTCTTATCACTGCTTGcatgaaattgtttttgaaCATATTCACAGTTTTGCTAATCATCAAATCAGCCCGTAATGTGGAAATGTGCTGCATTTTCTTTCATAGTCCATTGGTTCCCAAAGAAAATAGCAGATCTGGACAAATGTCATCATCTGGTCACAAAATTTGACCCAGACTTGGATCAAGACCATCCTGTAAGTAAAAATTTAGCCAGTCAACGTCATGATGAGAAACAATTCTCCTTACTAAACTGGTattgtttttggaaaaataaGTTATGACACAGGAAATGTAATCACATCttaatatatttgattttaCAGGGCTTCACAGACCCTGTCTacagacagaggaggaaaatgaTTGGAGACATTGCCTTCAGATACAAACAGTGAGATGCAATCTTTGACTGAAAGCAGAACGGACATATgagaaaaagaacagaacaaaaactcatttgaccctaaccctaaaccctaatcctaacccaggGTCAACTCATACATCTGTTTGTCCTCAGAGGGGAGCCGATTCCTAGAGTGGAGTACACAGAGGAGGAGATTGGCACATGGTGAGCTCTTTGAAATGCTATTGATGTGTATAAAGTCTTGATGACTTGACAGCATTGCAAGTGTACAATCCGGATAAGCGCTGACGATAAGATGATTACCGAGTGTCTCGTCTCCATgagtatgaatgaatgattacacTTTGTGAGAAGAAAGCCAAAATGCTTCACAAAAGTATAACACAAAATAGAACAATATGCAGAACTAaagtaattaaaatgaataaatataaaatgcagaTATGCTTATTTTAACACTAAGTACACAGGGCAGTGCATGATATAATGAATAGTCACAAtcttaaatttatatttatagtttTCTACTCTTTCATTGCTGAATCAACTCTGTGTTAcatcattgttctttttttatatattcttaTATTTGAAAAGGTCACATGAAAGCTTTTGGTAgacaataattattaataaaatttacCCCCAATAAGGAGAGAAGTCTACACCACTCTGAGGGATTTGTACATCACCCATGCCTGCAGCGAATACCTGGAGGCCTTTCATCTGCTGGAAAGGCATTGTGGGTACAGTCCAGACAACATTCCCCAGTTGGAGGAAGTGTCATATTTCCTGAAAGGTGGGGATCCACAATAAATGGtgaagatatacagtacagtaggtATAGTTGGGTGGATCCAGAGGTCAGGTGATtccctcttccttctctttctcctccaggcCGAACAGGGTTCATGCTGCGTCCCGTGGCTGGACTGCTCTCTGCCAGAGATTTCCTGGCCAGTTTGGCATTCCGAGTTTTCCAGTGCACCCAATATATCCGGCACTCCTCCTCCCCTATGCACTCCCCTGAACCGTGAGCACAACCGTGACTCCATTATCTTTTCCCCTCGCATCAAGTCTTACCTCACATTTTGGTTGTCAGTCATgaaaccttggttttcaaaaTCTCACAGTGACAGCttcaaacaaatatatataattagaagatgaaggggggggggggtaagaaaCGAGGAGAATACCATAATTAGTGACTGATAGCAAATGTAAGTCATATGTGAAATGTTGAGTTTGGAAAACGTTAAagctttttatttcaaaaaatataaatattctcCCCAAAACCTATTACATGGGAATTAGTTCTACTTTTATCCCAGTTTTATATCCTGTATTTTGTGACAAATGTGATGTCTTTGTTCTGGCTGTCTGCATGTAAATGTAGTCCTAATTCCTTTCCTGTGCAGTGACTGCGTTCATGAACTGCTGGGTCACGTCCCCATGTTGGCTGATTGGACTTTTGCCCAGTTTTCACAGGTGAGTGAGAGGGATTCCATCAGACATACAGATGCTGATGTCTCATCTAGTTGTATTATCTTTTGATGCCAACATGTGTGTTATTTGCTGCAGAACCTGGGGCTGGCTTCCCTCGGGGCATCGGATGAAGATATTGAGAAACTGTCCACAGTAAGTGACATCAGCAGCGCTGATAGATATGTTATAGAGGTGACTTTAAGAGCACAAGACCCTCACAGAGGGAACATAGAACGACTGCGTAAACTCAAAATGTCATGCTAAATATAATATGtaaatggaacttttttttatattatggCCAAAGTGTCATTTTCAGGCGGAACTAGTGTATATTCAGGTCCATCCCACTGGTCTCCAAAGAAATGGTGCTCCCTTGAAAGAGAAATTATTAACAACTGTTTTTGAAAAGTCACAATAAAATTACAGCTTTACCAGTTTCTAGATGAAAGCAGAAAGAAGAGTCCCTCCATTCCACTCAATTTGGGGCTGGGTTATGTTCAAAGCTGGCTAAGCAGtatatttcaaattttaatcTCACCATCTTCCAGTTTACTTCCATAATAAGATATGTTATCCTGATGGATTTCTGTGTCTCCTCACATTTGTACATGGATGGAAAGACTCAGAATGGAGGTGAAGTAACCATCCTTAAAATCGAGAGacgatttttattttctctatcTGGCAAAATACATCTATATTGTCTCACAAAAGGCATTTCTGGATACCATACTTTGATTGGACTATTATAgtccaatatatatatattatatatatatatatatatatatatatatatatatatatatatatatatatatatatatatatatatatatatataaatataatttttttttgctaaactCATAAAagtgatgataataaaaatagatCTAGACTATCTTCAGTCAAAACAAGTGACCGTTCCCTTATCTTTTATCGCTTAATTTTAATCCATTGAACTTAAACTTCGTTTAGGTGGGTTCAGGTCAAGGGGCTGGGATTGAGAACCTTCTGCGTTAAGGTGACACTAAACGTATCAGACAGTGCAGGTGTTAGAACCCGGTGCAAAACCCAGAGGAGCTAAATTTAGGAAACTAAATAGCCTGACGTGACTCACATTATGCTAAAACCTTGTAGTTTTATTCCTGTTCTTAGTTATTATTCTTGATTCTATATCATTCTATATCAGTGTTACACAATGTAACTTTgatcctgttttttgtttcatatgttcaattctcttcctgtttgattgttttaacttttctcaattgttgctgcttttaatgtttacatttgtACTTTATTTGCTTTGCCTTAACATATTATACAATCCTGCAACTAAAATGTGACCTAAACAATGAACTGACTGTCCACCCAGCGTCCCTCTCTGTCTCAGTCACTCTGTGCTTTTTCCATCAGCTGTACTGGTTCACCGTCGAGTATGGTTTATGTAAACAGAACGGTGAGGTGAGGGCTTACGGCGCTGGACTGCTCTCTTCCTATGGAGAGCTTGTGGTGCGTTCCAGCATGTTTGTCTCTGCTTAATCCTATTTTCTTCTTCCCCcaaatacaatacaataattACAGTTTTCATCAGCTGACCCTCcatctttcattctttcatctttaATTCAGCACTCTCTGTCTGATGAACCAGAGACAAGGGAATTTGACCCCGAGACTGCTGCAATGCAGCCCTATCAAGACCAGACATACCAACCCGTCTACTTCATTTCTGAGAGTTTTTCAGATGCAAAAGAGAAATTCAGGTAATGAGCCACACATGCAAATACACCAGACcatggagagacagagagtgcagcagaataacaaagaaaataacaagCAAAAGGAGAGCGGGGTTACGCAAGGACAAGGTCAGAGAACAGCCAGCCACCCTTGGGGCCACAAACTTTTGTAATTAAGCCATAACAGCGAGAAAACAGCTGTTACTAatgtagagattttttttaaataccaagGCAAAATACTGGAATCTTTCTTTGGAAGAACATCAAATGTTCTCTGAAAAAACAAGTAGCTTTAGTGACTGTTTTAACAGTATTTGGTCTGCGCTAGAACACAGGGAACATCTTTATCCTGTTGAaggacacatttttttcatgaatgtcTACTAAAACTAGAATGCAATATGAACGTCATTGTAGTGTTGCTGATATTACCCCTTCTTAAGGTCTCATATTTTATGTGTTCTGACTTCCTCCCAGGAGATACGTGGCTGGTATAAAACGTCCCTTCTCTGTGAGGTTCGATCCATATACCAGCAGCATAGAGGTGCTGGACAACCCACTAAAGATCCAAGGAGGCCTAGAGGGTGTGAAGGACGACCTTAAAACGCTGGCAGATGCTCTCAATGTTTTGTCATGATAACCCCCCGTCTCTGTGAACCCTGCTGTTGATGTGCATGTGACAAGACCAATATGTTCATCTGTCTGTGCTGTACCTCCACTATGAAACTGTTCTCATGAATTGTTAAAGAAGGTTACAACAAATTAAACACTTCATCTGCAGTCCTGGAAAATTTCCAAAGATGTTAAATATTGCCTTATTGCTTCTAGattaatttgtgaaatatttaaatttggcTGACTGGAAAAATCTAGCTTTTAGAACAAAATTTGTTGTTGGAGAAATAAGTCAAATTcttcatggaaataaaaagttAAGTGTGATAAAGgatgcataaaaataaatataaatagacATGGTATAAGTATTTTAGACGGATaacaataatacaaaaatacaattaacttactgtatatcaatgaataaatgagcTCTGCTGTGttaaatgctttatttttctgacacaGGACTCACCTTTGATCATTATCTCTAGTTGCTGCTACTTGGTTTTATGCGGGTTTTGTTTTGCAGTggaaatgcatgcacacataatAAACCAAATGTTAAAAGCACGCTTTCCATGGATTGATGCTGTGTTTCTCATATATCTTGAGCATAATGTTCTGTCAAATATTAAACAATTAAATCATTTTACTCTCATACAGATCGTGGGAAGCAGAATTATTCAACCTTCCTTATGTATCACTTTTAGTGGAATGATTCAttcatgaaaaagtaaaaaacaaaacaaaacaaaggtcAATGAAAAAAGAGTTTAGGAGTTTCTTTCCCATATTCAACACTAAATATTACTTTtgcgcagtgcactggcatcatgcttggagtgtcccccacctctggttcgcaagtcagctgggataggctccagcaatccctGTGACTCACAAAATGCACaagtggtagaaaatgaatgaatgttacttTTAATGACCCTTTCAGTCTCAGAATGAAATTACTAAAGAATTAAACCTCCTGAATAACATCCCACCCAAAGCACAAACAGATAAATCGGCTGTTGCTAAACCACTTGCAAGGCTTTCATAGTACGGTCACAAAGCGTTTTCTGTGTAGGACTGTTAAGACAGTTGCTTGGTGATGCTCTGGAGTGGCTTTGCTTCCTTGGGGGACTGGAAACCAGCAGCGTCTAGAGGGTCAGAATGATTTCATCAAATATCAGGAAATCCTTGGAGGAAGCATCTCgccatctgtgaggaagctgaAGCTTTGGCCATTATTGGACATTCCAAAAAGACAATAATCAAAAGCAGACCTAAAAGTGCACAAAAGACAGGTTTCAGTGCTGGATCATTCTAGAGTGGACATAACAGTCACATGTCTTCAGTTTGACAAACGTCATTGAGAATTGCAGCATGAGAATTGCAGAGGAATGGCTTAAAATTATTAAGGAATGCCACCAAAAGTTGGTGTCTGGTTCTGTATCTTGTAGTACAGATATCAAACAGACCTCTTAAAATATCTAGTATTTTGAACTTTTTACACTGTTCACTGTATGACCTGATTTTTGCAAATGCTAACATATATTTTCTCAATAAACCATATATATAACGGAATTGAATAACGTGTAACCCAAATAAACTGCATATGTACACTCTGTAAAGGTTTGAGAGATAATCTGTCTGaccaaacaaaagaaataaaaaactgtgTATATTAAATAATTCCTGGCTACATAGTTTTTATCTTCTTAAGTCTCCATCTGCTTTCATTGTGATCCACGCACTGATGCCTTACAATTTTCTGCCACAAGAGGGAGTAGTCAGGCAGCTCTTCGGGCCTGATACGAAAATCACATCAGATTCATATTCAGTCATTACAAAGGATCAATAATCTTAATACTCGCATATTTCATTCAGGACCACTTTCTGGAAATTTTATTGTAAACttcttaaaatattcaaataatttcCACAGAACAGCCTGTGAATTAAATATAGTCATTACAAGCACTGAAAAAATAGGTGCAAAACCACTGTACTGAATCCTTCACATTCTTGTTTTACTAATGTTATTTTGGACGTTGGAGAATCGTAGGCAACAGTAGTAGAATATTAGTAGAATATTTCTGACACAGTGAAAGGTTAAACTCGGCTCAGAGAGAGCAATCTTTGAGAGTCAGAGTTTACAGAGCTTCTGGTGGTCAGGTAAGATGTGAATAAATTCCTTGGCCCTCTAGTCCAGTAGAAGCTGGGAGACAAACAAACGGAGGTTCACCACCCAAACCACTAGGCGTCAGTCTGAGTCAAAGGACACGAACAGATCCCGACCACATCCCTACCTTCTGCAAAAGCCACACTTA
This region of Antennarius striatus isolate MH-2024 chromosome 4, ASM4005453v1, whole genome shotgun sequence genomic DNA includes:
- the th gene encoding tyrosine 3-monooxygenase gives rise to the protein MPLSSSSTSSTKSIRRAASEMERSDSITSQRFLGRRQSLIEDARKEREAAAAAAEAAEASEQIVFEEDGGKAQLNIFFTLRSSKTPALSRTLKVFETFEAKIHHLETRPCRKLKDSLGGLEYFIRCEVHLSDVSTLISSIKRNAEDVKTTKEVKFHWFPKKIADLDKCHHLVTKFDPDLDQDHPGFTDPVYRQRRKMIGDIAFRYKQGEPIPRVEYTEEEIGTWREVYTTLRDLYITHACSEYLEAFHLLERHCGYSPDNIPQLEEVSYFLKGRTGFMLRPVAGLLSARDFLASLAFRVFQCTQYIRHSSSPMHSPEPDCVHELLGHVPMLADWTFAQFSQNLGLASLGASDEDIEKLSTLYWFTVEYGLCKQNGEVRAYGAGLLSSYGELVHSLSDEPETREFDPETAAMQPYQDQTYQPVYFISESFSDAKEKFRRYVAGIKRPFSVRFDPYTSSIEVLDNPLKIQGGLEGVKDDLKTLADALNVLS